ATATTGTGGCCTTCTAGAATTAAAAATGTTAGGCCTTCGGAACTCGTGCTGTATGTGCTTGAAGAGGATAACCCtcctttaaaataaataagtctagtaattttaattaatgtgGATGTCGCTATAAAAATCCAACAGCTTgatcaatatttaaacaaaatttgttattaacTATGTACAGATGAagtttagaaaatatttatgttaatttaacAGACTAAAAATACCCTGAATCCCGCACTAAGCTACCTTTAGCTTCGGAGTTTATTATCCCATCTTCAGAATTCGGGGCTTGAATATGCCAtccaataatatataatatatcattttCAGTCAGTAAAATGATTAATGCTTATTCCAATATTCTGATAAATGTTTTATGTGAgctgtgtttttttatttattttcagtgTGAAAATTAAAACACCGTTCTGAGTTGTgtgttttccaaaaaaaaaaaaaaaacacacacactttggCGTTAGCTAATTCGATATactaaatacatattaaataaatcataaaatttGGATATAAATATGACCGTCTTCTCGAAATATGTCGACCGTATAGCGGAAAAATATGAACAATCCGGACTCCCAAATCAGGCATTCAGTTACGCCCTGGTGGGAACGGCCCTATTTGCATTAACAATCAAGGTAACAGTtccatatattaaaaatatcaaatgcgCAAAggatgaaaatggaaaatcgaATGTCGGCAAGGGTGCGCTCACACCTTTAGAGATCGATGCTACGGACGAGGAGTCTAAGTTGGCCGAGGCCGAGAAACTGCTGGTGGAGCAGCAATTGAAgatgaaaaataaacaaatgctgGAGCCGGGCCTTAATAAGGAATTTCTTAAGCAGCTTGGCATGCTGGTTAGGATCATGATACCGCACAAGCTGTGCTATGAAACCGGACTCCTTACCGTACACACCTTGTGCCTAATATCCAGGACATTCCTCAGCATTTATGTGGCGGCATTGGAAGGAGCTATTGTTAAGTTTATCGTGCGAAAGGATGTGAAACAGTTCGCTCTTGTATTGATGAAATGGTTTGGCATTGCGATCCCAGCCACATTTGTTAATTCAATGATACGATTTCTGGAGAGTAAACTAGCTTTGGCGTTTCGGTAAGTACCAGAGTCTTACAACGGGTCAACCGAAACACGTTTTGGATATTCGAAAAATGATATCGTTCGAACGAGTCCGATACTCATATCTTCATGCTCTGAAACCCAgtgaaaatttaagaaacagGCAGAGAGAAAAACATCTCCGAGGCTTTaaggtatataaatatatattcctaaTCAGCGtcagtcgagtcgatctaacACTATGTCGCTCGATCTCAGAaccaattattttatatagagaCTTCAAATTTTTAATCGCCTGTTATCTGCGCAGAACGAGCTTTTTTTgcgattatcgataacttgtgTCGTTTTCAACTAATCGATAAAAAGATATAAAAATCTTATTTTGAGAAAATCTCTTAGCTCTTAAGAGACCAAACTTGAGATTCTAATATACACAATTCATTTTATACACCACTATAGCGCGAGCTGTTGAAGGTTTAGATAGATTTATTTGACTTTATTAGTAGGGtctcatatattatatatttaattatatatttcaatatgtaAATCTTTGAACATTGCCTACTTCGAACAGGACTCGTTTGGTGCGTCACTCGTATCGATTGTATTTCAAGAATCAAAATTACTATCGAGTATCGAATCTTGACGGACGCATCGAGAACGCAGATCACAggtaaaacaataataataacatgtTTTCTAATGTTAATAATGTTatactaatttttaaaattttacagACTTACCGAGGATATTTCAGTGTTTGCCAGCTCCGTGGCCCATTTGTATAGTAGCTTGACTAAACCTTGTTTTGATCTAATGTTAATTGGCTTGGCATTAATGCGCTCCTCCAGAAAGATGAAGGCCAATATCTTATCAGGCAATTTTTATGACGCGACTGCTTGCAAGGTCTATTACTAAAACTAtgattgttgttttcatatttaaagGCCCAGCTCTGTCTGTGAGTGTCATTGCGCTTACCGCTCACATATTACGTATTGTGTCGCCGAAATTTGGACAACTGGTCTCGGAGGAGGCGAATCGTTATGGCTATCTTAGGCATATCCATTCACGTATTATAACAAATGCGGAGGAAATTGCATTTTACGGAGGACACAAGGTATATACATGGATTGTACAGTTGATTGTGTACTGATTGACAATTAGCTTGTAGTATTAATgcttatgttttatttaaatatcatttaacatctaattttaaatatattttaaatttgcatatggtatatatatatatatggcaaaCATAGCCagtttgtacatacatatatgtatgcatgctgGTTTGGAATATatgcaaacatgcatgcatgcgcaCATGAAAGAATACATGTCGGGGTACCTACATACCTGCATACATACGTACCTACATATATGTTGCCAgtttgtacatacatgtatgcatgttaatttcaaatatatgcaaacatgCATGTTAACTTCGAATATATGCAAACATGAATGTTGACTTCGAATATATGCaaacatgcatgtatgtgcacATGTGAGACATTTAtaagtacatacatgcattcatacatacatacatacacacatacatacatacatacatgtatacatacatgaacatacatacattcatacatacatatgtgcatacatacatatgtacatacacacatatgtaaatacatgcatgtatacacatatatacatacacatctacatacatatctacTTAGTTTCTTCCTTTGCCCCACCTCCTCCTGCTCCACcgtgtatacacacacatgaccactcacatataaataatactttAACCCCTTCgtataaaataattgtaaacatgctatatgtgtatgtgtgtctgtatgtgatTCAAATAGTGAATATTGAATATCTGTTTTTGATTCTATTATTCTCAAACCTTAcaaaatgttataattatataacaatgaaattttgttttttgtttttaacaattagGTGgagttgcagcagctgcgcacCGCATACAATCGACTCGTGAATCAAATGAATAGCATATTTAGCCAAAAGCTTTGGTTTATAATGCTGGAGCAGTTTTTCATGAAATACGTATGGTCCGGCACAGGAATGGTAATGGTTTCCCTGCCAATATTAACGGGTACGGCTGTATCCAAAAACTCAGATAATACCCACATAACCGCCGAGGTCAACGACTCGAGTGTGAGCGAGCGTACCCAATATCTGACGACGGCCAGAAATCTGCTCATATCGGCAGCGGATGCTATCGAGCGTTTGATGTCGTCCTATAAGGAGGTTGTGGCATTGGCCGGATACACTTACAGAGTGGCTGGAATGTTGGATGTTTTCGAGGAGACTGCACAGGGAATTTACAGCAAGGCCACCCTGGTCGCGAATGAGGAAATGAACGGTATCATAGAGTTCCGCGAAGGCAAGCCGATAGCCAAGGGTCGCATTATTTACTCGGATGATCCCGGCAATATGTCGATCTGTCTCCGGTCTGTACCGGTCGTTACCCCCAACTGTGATATTGTTGTGCCAAGTTTGACTCTCTGCATTGAGCCCGGAGTGCATCTCTTGATAACGGGCCCCAATGGCTGTGGTAAATCCAGCCTGTTCCGCATTCTAAGCGGACTCTGGCCAATCTATGCCGGAGAGCTGCACATACCGCGTCCTGTCGAAAACAAGCCCTGCATGTTTTACATCCCCCAGCGACCCTATATGTCCATTGGCAGCTTATGTGATCAAATCATATATCCGGATACACGGGAGGATATGAAACGTAAAGGCATCACCGAAAATGAGCTAATGAACATTCTAAAACTGGTCACGCTCGAGCATATTGCGCAACGgtaagtaaataataataaaataaaataaaaaatattaaaatctgttaataaaatacttatacttatgTATACTTACAGTGACAGCTTTGATGTTGTGCGCGATTGGAAAGACATTCTCTCCGGAGGAGAAAAACAACGAATGGCCGTGGCTCGTCTATTTTATCACAAGTTAGTATGAAATGAATTTCTGTATTGATATTGTGATTATTACTTAAtccgcttctttttttttttaaggccGCGTTATGCGCTTCTCGACGAGTGTACGAGTGCAGTGTCCATTGACGTTGAGAGCTCGATTTATGACATTGCCAAGAAGATGGGCATCACGCTTCTGACAATAACACATAGACCAACCCTGTGGtaagatatataaaatataaaatggcTGATAAGTACAACTGATTGATTCAGTATAacacataattatatattcgTATTAAGTAGTTATTTGATgtaatttttttatgtatttattaggAAATTCCACACGCACATTCTTGAGTTTGACGGTCAAGGAAGCTGGAAGTTCAGGAAAATGGATCCCAATGAGAAGCAGAAGGAGAAGTTCATTCACTAATATCCGAATTACATATAGAAAAAACGCTCAAGTGAATAAAGACTATAGAGAGTGTCAGGAGGAGTATAGCGTTACGGTTTAGAAAACAATCGAGTGCTTAAAAATGTACAAGGTATCTTCCAGTCGTACACTTGTTTTATTATGGACATTAAACAtacttttatgtatatttttgaattgaTTAGGATATGCTACACAGCTGTAAGTTCAGGAAAAATGTATCCTATTGAGAAAAATCTTTCATTCACCAATATCCATATGAAGTATTAATAACCCTAGAGTGAATTCAGTTTAAATAAAGTTCACATCAAGTTATCGTTGAAATATTTTCTGACATAGGTATTCAGACTCTAGCTCTAGCTCTATGTACATATTGcgtgaaatatttaaagtatgtatatatggtgGTATGTGTAGTCggtaaatataaaattaatttcaatttgtaattatttatatttatattgttaaatataagATTTGTCCAGCCCAGAGAAATAAGGTAATTATTcgattttcatacaaaataaacattaacTATTCTCGCTGTAAGCTATACGCTatcttgtttttataccctgaaccaaagacaatataaacactaagatgagtaacgccatacaacaaaatgctactatgcagcttgattttttgaaaattgagaacgaaaacgaaatcaatagcattgcgctctcacagccgagagaacgaaaaagctaaaaatagaatgtgtttatattgtcgttgcctgaacccattaaaaactGGGAAAAAAGGGTATATAGTATTTgcgcaaaatgtaaatgtatagaacaggcagaaggaagtatctccgaccccattaagtatatattcttgatcagcatcaacagccaagtcgatctagccatgtccgtcagtctgtccgtccgtccgtctgtccgatgtatgaacgcaaagatATCGGAGCCTATAAGAGCttgagaaattttagatgtgggtccttctagtgcctgcgcagatcgagtttgtttccgataatcgataacttgccccgtttctaagtaatcgataacaatcgacatcctgttttttgagcaatttttgtaaataataagagctagagtcacaaacttgacatgtagcttctagaatagtatatatatttgcatttggtgttggaataagagggttcagggtatttcctagtcgggagctcccaactagaacctctttcttgtttttatctAAACATCTGCAATATTACTGTAGTTACAAGTCAATGAAATCATTACAGACTGTTCCATTTCAGCCACCGTCCATCATAACTCTCATACATAATGATGGATTATGAGGATATATGGGTAAAGTTGAGAGGGGCTCGCAGTTAAAACAATCGTTATTTTCATccgaatttttatatttgttagaTTCGTTTACAATATACAATAAGATTCACAATAACTTCTTAGTTAATTACTTTTAATGTTTATTAGGTTCTTGCTTTCGGCATTATTCAAAAACATCAACCATGCGTAGacaattttactttttattcaaTACTATGTATTtgcaatatatattcatgttaATATGCATATCATACATCcaagttaatatatatattatatagattatatgtatgtatatacatatataacaaaaatgttttgttattgtcCGGAACTCACAACTACAGATTTATTGTCAATTTTGTATGCATCAACACATCAACACATTTTCATACTGTATCCctttgtatgtatgcgtgtgtgtgtgtttgtgtgtgagcgaGTGTGTATGGGTAAATGCCCTTATTCAATACTTGTACACAATAGTatctaaacaataaaatacataaCGGTTAATAAAATCAGGCATGCTTGCAATAAttgtgtatataagtatataggtattttaaatttttttgatattaaatACTCGCTTTCATAAATATTACACATTGTTGAGCCAAGAAGTGGTACATAGTTGATTAGTACACAATTATTAGTCTCTTATTAATATAGGTAGCACAAGTACTTTGGATAAGTTCGATATGTtaaattgacatttattttatataataagtGACATTTCCTGaattgatatttataaaaaaggCTGACCAAATATAGTATGCAACGAGTAGCAAAAACCATAAGTTAggtaaaattaaacaattacataaatcaaataaaatatttcttttaattttttgtttttttatttttaatgatcATTTTGATTGTTTTAAGTTAAGTAGTTAACGTGTTTTTAGTTCAGGCACAGTTAGattatacacatatgtatgtaggtattaCCATACCAGGTGTCTGTATAAGAAACAACTAGCTAATACATTGATCgtattatatgtaaataataaaaacaatatatttttgctgaAATGTTTATAGAGGTACTCTTTTTGAGCCGcctattgccatatttaattttatttatgatctAGGCTTTTTAAAAACCAGTTTTCGTCAATTAACCGTACCTTGTTATAAATCTGTATAAGGATACGAAATTTGCTTTGGCATTTCTCTTGTGTATACTgatgattgtttttatattggaagcattttattatttctaaataggaaattaaaataaatatgaatatacttTCACGTCGAATATTTAATCGTAAGATATTGGTGTAATTCTTGGCAAGGTTTTTGGTagatgtgtttttttttttttttttttttttttttgagtatgGAGGTTTAAAATAGAAATATGTGATatcaaatcatttttaacatttaacattagACAAGTAGGTTAttgcaaaaataatttgtcGAGCTTAACAAAGATTGTAAGGACTTCCAAGGTTGTTATATTTTGATAACAGACTCTTTTGTGTATagaaaaatacatacatttgatattgatatttatatttatagaataTACCAAACGATAAtagttctatatatatgtatattatccGTTGTAGATGTGGGCTagttttgctgttgttaaatATGGCATGTGTTGCCAATGTTGGTAAGCACACttcatgttatttaaatattaagtaGTGTTATAAAGTAACGGGTGAATGTTAATGTGAATGTAAAACAAAtactttcttttcttttctgatTCTTCTTTAAAAATGTCTACTTGAACTGATTTCGATATCGTTTTTTCGCGTAATTATGACATATTTTcggttttatatttcttttggatatgtatgtatatacatagttATATATGTAATGTAGGTACATAATACACCGGGCGTACCAATTTTGTTTAGTtcttaaacatatatatataaattgacaACCGTTTCTCCTGTTATAGGTATGCTCATGCTAATTAATATGTATTCTGTATTTACacgtttaaatttaaactacACACACCTCATAATCATCAGCTATAGCCACAAAGCAGgaaaaataattacatttatccaaaaaaaaaataaattaaattgtaaaaagttcacataaaattgtatatatatagctattgCACCATAGTTGGtgagttattttttattgtccaagttttgagaaaaaaaaatactttaataTCCGTTATTGTTGTAGAAATCATACTCATATTGATTAGTTTTTTCTATTTGGGGCGACAAAGCAGTTAACTCAGCCTCATTTACTGGATCATTACCAAAATAAATTAGACCATTGATACCTGGTTTCAGGCCATACTCGATGGATGCGTAGGGACTCAAATAGTTGTCATTGAAATCTCCTCTTACTTTCGAAAGCTCTGTCGGAGGCCCAAACTGCAAACTCTTCAAAATTCGTGTGTTCCTTTCGAAGTATTCATTTGGCGGATACTAAAAAAGAgttaaatatacaattttgaatGTATGCAAAATAGTCGACTATGCACAGCTTAGCCTTTTTAAAGTAAAAGTGATCTAGTCTAAAGTGTCCGGCTAGGAGATCATTATAGCCTTTTTTGTAACCCCTTTCTTAATGGGTTCAGGTTACAAAAATGCAATCTTCTAGCTATTAGGGTTGCATTTTAAGACTATTACCTGTTTTAAAAGTGATCGATTCCTTTCCCTAAAATGGGATTGGCGAATAGGGTATGTCCGTGGTATGCCAATAACGGTTTGATGTTTGTCTGCTAAGTCAGCCGGATTCATTTCGGTCAGTGGAATCCGCAGGCGAGAAACTGTTTTTGGTTGACCGGCAGGAGAGTTGCCTGAAAAAAAGGAGTCTTTACGCGCTGGACCATTGCCATTAGTACCCGTTTCATAAGCACTTCCGATGCGGCGTGTGGAGGCTCGAGCTCCACCGTTTCTGTGGCCcccatttttattgttggcatcaaaattttgtatattcgCAATGGACATTCGATCACCGCTTAAATATTGATTGCCGCTACTATCGGGGCTTCGATTCTCATCCATCAGAATCGAATCTGCAGCGTTATTGAAGGGCAACTTGTAAGACGATTGTATGCTGAGAGAAGGAGAAGAGTTAGGGATCAAATAAGGTACCTAATAATCgtataaaataatactttTGCCCATTTGCGATTTCCTTGAGCACAGCCGCCCGAGCTGCCACCTCTTCGGCTCGACGTTGTTGGGTTAACTCCTTGGCCCGCTCTGTCCAGATGAGTTCCTTCAGCTTTTGAAAGCTGCCCTGTACGGCCACCGAGTTTTGGCTGCCGGAGCTACTTGGTACGCCCACATGTCGATTCTTGCTGGATCTGCGcggtgatgatgatgctgccgGCGATCCAGCATTTATTGGCCGTATCTCAGCACCATATAGTCTGGCCTGACTAGCACCAGGTTGGCTGCCATCCATATGGCGCTGGCGTTGTTCAAAGGTTACACGTTGTGGAATAATTGGCTCACGGCTGACAACACGGCCAAAAACCGGAGATCGAGCACGTTCTCTTGCGCCCATTCGCAGTCTACGTTTGagataaaataattacaatttcTACCATGCATATGACCATATTCTGGCAAACTTACGAGCCGAGCAAGCGAGAGTTGGAGTAAAGTGGTTCCCAGACATTATATGTGAAAGGGTCACGGTATGTTGGTATCTCGTTTGTTATTTCTGCTGCACGAGATTGTCTCTTGGAAAATCTATGTTATGTAAGTTCTTTATGTAAGTAATATATTTGTGGATTTTTGGCCATTTCAAAACTTACATCCACATAGCACGTAGTTGCTCACATGACGGCTCCTGCGAACTCATTGGAAAAGTTTTCGGAACAAACACTTCACCAACAGCCCTTACCCCGCCATCTTCCACTAACCCGGTATTTACATTTGGTGTTCCATCTTCGCCCTT
The Drosophila virilis strain 15010-1051.87 chromosome 6, Dvir_AGI_RSII-ME, whole genome shotgun sequence DNA segment above includes these coding regions:
- the Abcd1 gene encoding ATP-binding cassette sub-family D member 1; this encodes MTVFSKYVDRIAEKYEQSGLPNQAFSYALVGTALFALTIKVTVPYIKNIKCAKDENGKSNVGKGALTPLEIDATDEESKLAEAEKLLVEQQLKMKNKQMLEPGLNKEFLKQLGMLVRIMIPHKLCYETGLLTVHTLCLISRTFLSIYVAALEGAIVKFIVRKDVKQFALVLMKWFGIAIPATFVNSMIRFLESKLALAFRTRLVRHSYRLYFKNQNYYRVSNLDGRIENADHRLTEDISVFASSVAHLYSSLTKPCFDLMLIGLALMRSSRKMKANILSGPALSVSVIALTAHILRIVSPKFGQLVSEEANRYGYLRHIHSRIITNAEEIAFYGGHKVELQQLRTAYNRLVNQMNSIFSQKLWFIMLEQFFMKYVWSGTGMVMVSLPILTGTAVSKNSDNTHITAEVNDSSVSERTQYLTTARNLLISAADAIERLMSSYKEVVALAGYTYRVAGMLDVFEETAQGIYSKATLVANEEMNGIIEFREGKPIAKGRIIYSDDPGNMSICLRSVPVVTPNCDIVVPSLTLCIEPGVHLLITGPNGCGKSSLFRILSGLWPIYAGELHIPRPVENKPCMFYIPQRPYMSIGSLCDQIIYPDTREDMKRKGITENELMNILKLVTLEHIAQRDSFDVVRDWKDILSGGEKQRMAVARLFYHKPRYALLDECTSAVSIDVESSIYDIAKKMGITLLTITHRPTLWKFHTHILEFDGQGSWKFRKMDPNEKQKEKFIH
- the LOC6636193 gene encoding uncharacterized protein isoform X1 — its product is MHCYYSMNKYIHIYILIILIYLTRGNGNFLNARSRDYGMQRTADSNKLVKGEDGTPNVNTGLVEDGGVRAVGEVFVPKTFPMSSQEPSCEQLRAMWIFSKRQSRAAEITNEIPTYRDPFTYNVWEPLYSNSRLLGSLRMGARERARSPVFGRVVSREPIIPQRVTFEQRQRHMDGSQPGASQARLYGAEIRPINAGSPAASSSPRRSSKNRHVGVPSSSGSQNSVAVQGSFQKLKELIWTERAKELTQQRRAEEVAARAAVLKEIANGQNIQSSYKLPFNNAADSILMDENRSPDSSGNQYLSGDRMSIANIQNFDANNKNGGHRNGGARASTRRIGSAYETGTNGNGPARKDSFFSGNSPAGQPKTVSRLRIPLTEMNPADLADKHQTVIGIPRTYPIRQSHFRERNRSLLKQYPPNEYFERNTRILKSLQFGPPTELSKVRGDFNDNYLSPYASIEYGLKPGINGLIYFGNDPVNEAELTALSPQIEKTNQYEYDFYNNNGY
- the LOC6636193 gene encoding uncharacterized protein isoform X2: MHCYYSMNKYIHIYILIILIYLTRGNGNFLNARSRDYGMQRTADSNKLVKGEDGTPNVNTGLVEDGGVRAVGEVFVPKTFPMSSQEPSCEQLRAMWIFSKRQSRAAEITNEIPTYRDPFTYNVWEPLYSNSRLLGSLRMGARERARSPVFGRVVSREPIIPQRVTFEQRQRHMDGSQPGASQARLYGAEIRPINAGSPAASSSPRRSSKNRHVGVPSSSGSQNSVAVQGSFQKLKELIWTERAKELTQQRRAEEVAARAAVLKEIANGQNIQSSYKLPFNNAADSILMDENRSPDSSGNQYLSGDRMSIANIQNFDANNKNGGHRNGGARASTRRIGSNSPAGQPKTVSRLRIPLTEMNPADLADKHQTVIGIPRTYPIRQSHFRERNRSLLKQYPPNEYFERNTRILKSLQFGPPTELSKVRGDFNDNYLSPYASIEYGLKPGINGLIYFGNDPVNEAELTALSPQIEKTNQYEYDFYNNNGY
- the LOC6636193 gene encoding uncharacterized protein isoform X3 encodes the protein MHCYYSMNKYIHIYILIILIYLTRGNGNFLNARSRDYGMQRTADSNKLVKGEDGTPNVNTGLVEDGGVRAVGEVFVPKTFPMSSQEPSCEQLRAMWIFSKRQSRAAEITNEIPTYRDPFTYNVWEPLYSNSRLLGSLRMGARERARSPVFGRVVSREPIIPQRVTFEQRQRHMDGSQPGASQARLYGAEIRPINAGSPAASSSPRRSSKNRHVGVPSSSGSQNSVAVQGSFQKLKELIWTERAKELTQQRRAEEVAARAAVLKEIANGQNIQSSYKLPFNNAADSILMDENRSPDSSGNQYLSGDRMSIANIQNFDANNKNGGHRNGGARASTRRIGSAYETGTNGNGPARKDSFFSGNSPAGQPKTVSRLRIPLTEMNPADLADKHQTVIGIPRTYPIRQSHFRERNRSLLKQYPPNEYFERNTRILKSLQFGPPTELSKVRGDFNDNYLSPYASIEYGLKPEKTNQYEYDFYNNNGY